One genomic window of Oncorhynchus clarkii lewisi isolate Uvic-CL-2024 chromosome 5, UVic_Ocla_1.0, whole genome shotgun sequence includes the following:
- the LOC139408590 gene encoding phosphoglycerate mutase 2-like, with the protein MTTAHKLVIVRHGESEWNQYNKFCGWFDAELSEKGLEEAKSGAKAIKEAGMKFDICHTSVLKRAVKTLWTILEGTDQMWLPVYRTWRLNERHYGGLTGLNKAETAEKHGEEQVKIWRRSFDTPPPPMEHNHAYHKIISESRRYKGLKPGELPTCESLKDTIARALPYWNDVIAPEIKAGKNVIIAAHGNSLRGIVKHLEGMSDAAIMELNLPTCIPIVYELDMNLKPVKPMAFLGDAETVKKAMEAVAAQGKAKK; encoded by the exons ATGACTACTGCCCATAAGTTGGTGATCGTCCGTCATGGCGAGAGTGAGTGGAACCAGTACAACAAATTCTGTGGATGGTTTGATGCCGAGCTCAGCGAGAAGGGCCTGGAGGAGGCCAAGAGTGGTGCTAAGGCCATCAAGGAGGCTGGCATGAAGTTTGACATCTGCCACACCTCCGTGCTGAAGCGGGCCGTCAAGACCCTGTGGACCATCCTGGAAGGCACAGACCAGATGTGGCTGCCCGTGTACCGCACATGGCGTCTGAACGAGCGCCACTATGGCGGCCTGACAGGTCTTAACAAGGCAGAGACAGCCGAGAAGCATGGAGAGGAGCAGGTCAAGATCTGGCGTCGCTCCTTcgacaccccccctcccccaatggAACACAACCACGCCTACCACAAGATCATCAGTGAG TCAAGGCGCTACAAGGGCTTGAAGCCCGGTGAGCTGCCCACATGTGAGTCCCTGAAGGACACCATTGCCCGCGCCCTGCCCTACTGGAACGATGTCATCGCACCTGAGATCAAGGCCGGCAAGAACGTCATCATCGCTGCACATGGCAACAGCCTCCGCGGAATTGTCAAGCACTTAGAGG gcaTGTCCGACGCTGCCATCATGGAGTTGAACCTGCCAACATGTATACCCATCGTGTATGAGCTGGACATGAATCTGAAGCCGGTCAAGCCCATGGCCTTCCTGGGAGATGCCGAGACCGTGAAGAAGGCCATGGAGGCTGTGGCTGCCCAGGGCAAGGCTAAGAAGTAA